DNA from Pseudocitrobacter corydidari:
TAAAAAAAGCGAATTTTTCTATAAAAATAACAAATATAAAAGATGTATATATTCATTTATCAGAATTCGTTTAGCCGAAAAAGCATTTAGAAAATCCGCTTTCGTCTGCGAAACTGCCTTAAACAATGTTAAATAAAACACACATTAAAGTTGCAAGGAGGTTGTATGCGCGTCATCACCTTAGCGGGAAGCCCGCGTTTTCCATCACGTTCCAGCGCATTGCTGGAGTACGCCCGTGAAAAACTGGCGGCGGTGGACGTTGAGGTATGCCACTGGCATCTGCAAAATTTCGAGCCGGAAGATTTGCTTTATGCACGTTTTGACAGCCCGGCACTGAAAACGTTGACCGAGCAACTGGCCCAGGCCGATGGCTTAATCGTTGCCACGCCGATTTATAAAGCGTCATTTTCCGGTGCGTTAAAAACGCTGCTGGATCTGCTGCCCGAACGTGCGCTTGAGGGGAAAGTGGTGCTGCCATTAGCGACAGGCGGTACGGTTGCCCATATGCTGGCGGTGGATTACGCGCTGAAACCGGTGCTGAGCGCGTTGAAGGCGCAGGAGATCCTGCACGGCGTGTTTGCCGATGACAGCCAGG
Protein-coding regions in this window:
- the ssuE gene encoding NADPH-dependent FMN reductase, which codes for MRVITLAGSPRFPSRSSALLEYAREKLAAVDVEVCHWHLQNFEPEDLLYARFDSPALKTLTEQLAQADGLIVATPIYKASFSGALKTLLDLLPERALEGKVVLPLATGGTVAHMLAVDYALKPVLSALKAQEILHGVFADDSQVADYQHKPQFSPNLQGRLDSALETFWQALHRRDIRVPAFHQQFEHA